One Triticum dicoccoides isolate Atlit2015 ecotype Zavitan chromosome 4B, WEW_v2.0, whole genome shotgun sequence genomic window carries:
- the LOC119295960 gene encoding protein transport protein SEC23-like, whose product MAADPSAAAAPADPDGPDAVRFTWNAWPRSKVEASRCVVPLAVAISPVRSPESLASPPLPYPPLRCKPPCSALLNPFARVDFAAKIWICPLCFSRNHFPPHYAGISGNNVPAELFTQCSTVEYLVAGPPGSPAPLPPVFLFVIDTCVIEEELEYVKLSMRKAVALLPEHALVGLVTFGTQVHLHELGFSELSKIYVFRGSKEISKEQILDQLGLSGGGRPGFPKMTQQPGVQQVNGMHPLVTTGVNRFLLPVSDCECTLSTLLDELQPDQWPVEAGNRAIRCTGVALNVAAGLLGACVPGTGARIIALLGGPCTEGPGVIVSKDLSEPVRSHKDLDKDAAPHFQKAVKFYDGLAKQLVSQGHVLDVFASALDQVGLAEMKLAIERTGGLVVLSESFGHSVFKDSFKRIFEGGEHSLGLSFNGTFEINCSKDIKVQGVIGPCTSLEKKGALCADTIVGQGNTTAWKMCGLDRNTSLTVFFDVSPSERSGQPGHQNPDLYIQFVTSYQHPEGQMRIRATTVSRKWVDGSTNTEELVEGFDQETAAVVLARYISLKMEIEEEFDATRWLDRSLIRLCSRFGDYRKDDPSSFSLHSNFSLFPQFMFNLRRSQFVQVFNNSPDETAYFRMLLNRESITNSVAMIQPSLISFSFDSPPSPVFLDVASIAVDRILLLDAYFSVVIFHGMTIAQWRNMCYQNQPEHQQFAQLLQAPQEEAQVIINGRFPVPRLVVCDQHGSQARFLLAKLNPSATYNSAHDVPPGSDIIFTDDVSFQVFCEHLQRLAVQS is encoded by the exons ATGGCGGCCGACCCCTCTGCGGCTGCGGCGCCCGCCGACCCCGATGGCCCGGACGCGGTCCGCTTCACATGGAACGCCTGGCCCCGGTCCAAGGTTGAAGCCAGCCGCTGCGTCGTCCCGCTCGCCGTCGCCATCTCCCCGGTCCGCTCCCCCGAGTCCCTCGCGTCACCGCCCCTTCCCTACCCGCCACTCCGCTGCAAGCCGCCTTGCTCCGCGCTCCTCAACCCCTTCGCCCGTGTGGACTTCGCCGCCAAGATCTGGATCTGCCCGCTCTGCTTCTCGCGCAACCACTTCCCCCCGCACTACGCCGGCATCTCCGGGAACAACGTGCCCGCCGAGCTCTTCACACAATGCTCCACCGTCGAGTACCTCGTTGCCGGACCCCCGGGATCGCCTGCACCGCTGCCGCCAGTGTTCCTGTTCGTCATCGACACCTGCGTCATCGAGGAAGAACTGGAGTACGTCAAGCTGTCCATGCGGAAGGCGGTCGCGCTTCTGCCGGAGCACGCACTTGTTGGCCTGGTGACCTTCGGGACGCAGGTGCATCTGCACGAGCTTGGGTTCTCCGAGCTCAGCAAGATCTACGTGTTCCGGGGGAGCAAGGAGATCTCCAAAGAGCAGATTTTGGATCAGCTTGGGTTATCAGGCGGGGGGCGGCCAGGGTTCCCAAAGATGACACAGCAGCCAGGCGTGCAACAGGTCAATGGGATGCATCCATTAGTCACGACAGGGGTTAACAGGTTCTTGCTCCCGGTATCAGACTGCGAGTGCACGCTCAGCACG CTGCTGGACGAGTTGCAGCCTGACCAGTGGCCGGTTGAGGCTGGTAACCGTGCCATCAGGTGCACGGGTGTTGCGCTAAATGTGGCGGCTGGGTTGCTTGGGGCGTGTGTGCCTGGGACTGGCGCAAGGATTATTGCGCTACTTGGCGGGCCATGTACCGAAGGTCCTGGAGTG ATTGTATCAAAAGATTTGTCTGAGCCAGTTAGATCACACAAGGATCTTGATAAGGATGCGGCGCCTCATTTCCAGAAAGCTGTCAAATTTTACGATGGCCTTGCCAAACAACTGGTCAGTCAAGGTCATGTTCTAGATGTGTTTGCATCTGCTCTTGATCAG GTTGGACTAGCTGAGATGAAGCTTGCTATTGAGAGAACAGGCGGCCTTGTTGTCTTATCTGAGAGTTTTGGGCATTCTGTGTTTAAGGATTCTTTTAAACGTATTTTTGAGGGAGGTGAACATTCATTGGGCCTGTCATTCAA TGGCACATTTGAAATAAACTGTTCAAAGGACATTAAAGTTCAGGGTGTTATTGGACCGTGTACATCTTTGGAGAAG AAAGGAGCTTTATGTGCAGACACAATTGTCGGTCAGGGAAACACAACAGCATGGAAAATGTGTGGGCTTGATAGGAATACTTCACTTACAGTTTTTTTTGATGTCTCACCGAGTGAACGCTCTGGCCAACCAGGTCATCAAAATCCCGATTTGTACATACAGTTCGTAACCAG TTACCAACACCCGGAAGGTCAAATGAGAATAAGAGCTACTACTGTATCCAGAAAATGGGTGGATGGTTCTACCAATACTGAG GAACTAGTCGAAGGATTTGACCAGGAAACTGCAGCTGTTGTGTTGGCAAGATACATCTCCTTGAAAATGGAAATAGAG GAAGAGTTTGATGCAACACGGTGGCTCGATAGATCTCTCATACGACTATGTTCAAGATTTGGGGATTATCGGAAGGATGACCCCTCTTCATTTAGCCTACATTCTAATTTCTCACTGTTTCCTCAGTTTATGTTTAATCTCCGGCGTTCGCAATTTGTTCAG GTTTTCAATAACAGTCCAGATGAAACAGCCTATTTCCGAATGTTACTCAACCGAGAGAGTATCACTAATTCAGTTGCAATGATTCAGCCATCATTAATTTCATTTTCTTTCGATTCACCTCCTTCTCCTGTATTCCTCGATGTGGCATCAATAGCAGTAGATCGTATACTGCTGCTTGATGCATACTTCAGTGTTGTCATATTCCATGGAATGACAATCGCTCAGTGGAGAAACATGTGTTATCAGAATCAGCCGGAGCATCAG CAATTCGCACAATTATTACAAGCTCCTCAGGAGGAGGCCCAGGTGATAATAAATGGTCGATTTCCAGTTCCTCGACTAGTTGTCTGTGACCAACATGGCTCCCAG GCAAGGTTCTTGTTAGCAAAACTAAATCCATCGGCCACATATAATTCAGCACATGATGTTCCACCAGGTTCTGACATCATATTCACTGATGATGTCagcttccaggtcttctgtgagcATCTACAAAGGCTGGCTGTTCAGTCGTAA